Proteins encoded together in one Hylaeus volcanicus isolate JK05 chromosome 3, UHH_iyHylVolc1.0_haploid, whole genome shotgun sequence window:
- the LOC128873397 gene encoding uncharacterized protein LOC128873397, with translation MSARVLNPVMMTEMSRNLGGGRTAPSRAALARVRRDLFGPVDHAAARALAERELRAQSILDAERWGFDFHLEIPRANSRYEWELVTSQDVVPEPYALRGMPYLRKHAPSSPRKPRESSSPTTRFLRKESPTTPILHKAERTPPQEPRVPHIGQVTVNEIFDFDSDKKMYIVEPTTPVLSTSTSRKQSSITDFMKSRKRSLNGSAKSMIEPPEKMARNAGQIRS, from the exons ATGAGCGCAAGAGTGTTGAATCCGGTGATGATGACGGAAATGAGTAGGAATTTGGGTGGAGGACGAACGGCGCCGAGCAGAGCAGCTCTTGCTCGCGTTCGAAGAGATCTGTTCGGACCCGTCGATCATGCCGCGGCTCGTGCGTTGGCAGAGAGGGAGCTTCGCGCTCAGTCCATACTCGACGCCGAGAGATGGGGATTTGACTTTCATTTGGAGATACCAAGAGCTAATTCGAGGTACGAGTGGGAGCTGGTTACATCGCAGGATGTAGTCCCCGAGCCCTATGCCCTACGCGGTATGCCCTACTTAAGGAAACACGCGCCTAGCTCGCCTCGAAAGCCGCGAGAGTCTTCTTCGCCCACCACGAGATTCCTTCGTAAAGAGTCGCCGACGACTCCGATCCTCCACAAAGCGGAAAGGACGCCACCGCAAGAACCAAGAGTGCCGCACATCGGCCAAGTCACCGTGAACGAAATTTTCGACTTCGACTCGGACAAGAAAATGTACATCGTCGAACCCACTACCCCCGTTTTATCGACCTCCACGTCGAGGAAACAGTCCTCCATAACCG ACTTCATGAAGAGTCGTAAACGTAGCTTAAACGGTAGCGCGAAGAGCATGATAGAGCCGCCAGAGAAAATGGCCCGCAACGCGGGTCAGATACGCAGCTAA